From a region of the Salmo trutta chromosome 10, fSalTru1.1, whole genome shotgun sequence genome:
- the LOC115201364 gene encoding methionine-R-sulfoxide reductase B1-A yields MSFCSFFDGEVYKDHFKPGMYVCSQCNNPLFSSRSKFPHSSPWPAFTETIKEDSVTKMMESLTAFKVLCGKCGNGLGHEFVNDGPEEGISRFUIFSNSLKFVPNKDKQ; encoded by the exons ATGTCTTTTTGCTCATTTTTTGATGGCGAGGTCTATAAAGACCATTTTAAACCAG gtatgtatgtgtgttctcAGTGCAACAACCCGCTGTTCTCCAGCAGGTCTAAGTTCCCCCACTCCTCCCCATGGCCTGCCTTCACTGAGACCATCAAAGAGGACAGTGTCACCAAGATGATGGAGTCACTCACAGCCTTCAAG GTGCTTTGTGGGAAGTGTGGTAACGGACTGGGCCATGAGTTTGTCAACGACGGTCCGGAGGAAGGCATCTCACGATTCTGAATATTCAGCAACTCGCTCAAGTTTGTCCCAAATAAAG ACAAACAGTAA
- the neurl2 gene encoding neuralized-like protein 2, whose translation MEPLPFLDQFQEFHHIHGTNVRLDPTGTQATRVESFANGVCFSREPLSPGEIFLVEIEEKELGWCGHLRIGLTARDPLTFEMVPEYSLPDLMDLGDSWVFAITRNHNRVVEEEAVAPQGEGAGDGGLAGGHRLGDGREEGGRRLPRLGGGDVEEEAINPKPKTFFTDSHLHIEKVKIPMDKLVGRSRPGRFSHILDDLYKTNALPPTARRSRIGVLYVPKGQGLADMHVVINGEDMGASAKGIPMLQPLYAVVDVYSATKQVRIVQVEYGFSSLQTLCRKCIQKNIVHRMALDWLELPERLKHYCKYE comes from the exons ATGGAACCTTTACCTTTTCTTGACCAGTTTCAGGAATTCCACCATATCCATGGAACCAACGTGCGGCTAGACCCTACGGGGACCCAGGCTACCCGAGTGGAAAGCTTTGCCAACGGGGTGTGCTTCAGCAGAGAGCCCCTGAGTCCTGGGGAGATCTTCCTGGTGGAGATCGAGGAGAAGGAGTTGGGCTGGTGTGGCCACCTGCGGATCGGGCTGACCGCCAGAGACCCTCTGACCTTCGAAATGGTGCCTGAGTACTCCCTGCCTGACCTTATGGACCTGGGGGACAGCTGGGTGTTTGCTATCACACGCAACCACAAccgggtggtggaggaggaggctgtGGCACCTCAGGGAGAGGGGGCAGGAGATGGAGGGTTGGCCGGGGGTCATAGGTTAGGGGACGGTAGGGAAGAGGGAGGTAGGAGGCTACCTAGGCTGGGGGGTGGTGATGTGGAAGAAGAAGCGATTAATCCCAAACCCAAGACGTTCTTCACAGACTCCCACCTGCACATTGAGAAAGTTAAAATCCCCATGGACAAGCTGGTTGGTCGGAGTCGACCCGGACGCTTCAGCCACATCTTGGATGACCTGTACAAGACCAATGCCCTCCCCCCCACTGCCAGACGTAGTCGGATAGGGGTGCTGTATGTGCCCAAAGGACAGGGCCTGGCTGACATGCATGTTGTCATTAACGGAGAGGATATGGGTGCATCAGCTAAGGGCATCCCAATGCTGCAGCCTTTGTATGCTGTGGTTGATGTGTACTCTGCTACAAAGCAAGTTCGCATTGTCCAGGTGGAATATGGAT TTTCCTCCCTGCAGACTCTGTGTAGAAAGTGCATCCAGAAAAACATAGTCCACAGGATGGCTCTGGACTGGCTGGAACTGCCTGAGAGACTCAAACATTACTGCAAGTATGAATGA